The Eggerthella guodeyinii sequence TCTGCCACAGCTGGCATGTTGTCCGATCCGGTGGCAAACGTGCCAACATGCGCAAGGCCGCAATCATCGAGCACATCAAGCGTTCTCTTTAAGCCCTGTATACCCCTATCGCAACAGTGGTTATTCGCCGTAAGCACCAAAGAAAGGCCCATCTGTTTCACTGCAACTGCAAAGCTATCCGGCGTATTGAAGGAATACATCTCTCTCGTATAACCAGCATCTCGTCCTGCAAAGGGGGTTTCCAGGTTGCCCACAACATAATCCGATTCGGAGCAAATATCTATCATTCCCCTAAAAACTTCCGAAAAATCGTAGGAAGAACCTTTCGCCCGGTTCGCCGCCGCAGCAAGTAAAGGAGATTCGCACATGATATCTCCCAAAAAGCTTATTTTTACGATTTCCGAGTTTTTCATGCCAGTAGATCCATATTCTCCATAAGGGCTTCGACGTCCGCTTTGATACCGCGCTGCCACACTATCTGCGGACCGATCATTTGTCCGCGAGAATTCCCCTCGATGACAATCCATCCATCATCAGTATGAGCCATATCCCAACCTATGTATTTCACCCGGGGTTCTAAAGACGACATCTCCTTGCACATTTCAAGCATGTCTTCCCAATCAGGAAGACGAACCCCCTTGAACCTCACGTTAGAATCGGGATGCTCAGAGAACACCTGGCCATACTCGTCAAATCCATCAGTGCACAGAACACCTGTGTTCTTGTCCACGCCGACGAGCAACCCTCCCGCACCTCCATTGTCAACGAACGATCCTTGGCGTCCCGTTTTCAAAAAACAAAAGGGGGTGACTATTCCATGCTTGGTATTAAACGTGATGCAGCGCACGGTATTGACGCTTGACGAGTTGATCGCAGACATCGTTTCGCTTTGCGAAACAAGTTCTTCGACAATGTAGCGCCCCTCCGAAACAAGCCCGTCAAAGAACGATCTCGGCGACCCTTTATATGCTTCAAATTCGACAAGCTCTACGCTGTCCCCCTTCGATAGGTCGACACGCTTCCTCACAAACGTTGGGTGCTTCTCCGCAAAAGACGCGAAACGCTCGAAATCCTTTGGCCCGCTTAGGCTAACGGCATCTCGTTTGTAATAGGGGGAATAACGCTCGTATGTTTTTGCCTTATCCATGAACAGGACGAAATCTACAACATCATTCATCCGGCAAAGGTATCTGTCTTTCTCTAAATCGGAAATATACTCCCGCCTCTTTGCACAATCGGCTCCCTCCAAATGAAACGTGAGATACTCGTCGGGCTGAAAACCATAAGCGAAGCGACAGAACTTCATATCGATTCGAAGGGGCCCAAGATCGTTCCGTACCCGATATGCAGGCGCAGAATCCAAGAGGGTATCTATCTTCGAGTCTACCGCACGACTATATTCAAGCCATTCCTTCGTATACTTCTCAACGATTTCCATTTTGAATTCGAAATTCGCTTCGGCTTTCAAAACCGTCTTCTCCGGCAAAACATATTTGAAATACTGTCTCATTTTCGCATGCGCCAAAGCTTTTCGGATCCACAACGTCCTCGGGCATCTTTCCCTAATCGCTTCCTTAACCTGCATAACGCTCCCTTACAGCTCAACACTCGCATGCCGCGGCTCGAAGCAGCAGCACGGACGCATGCAGACGATGCGTACGCCGCTTGCTCTCTGGGGACCAACTTTAAGAAAAGTGCCGAGAACCGCCGTCTTGCCACCGAGCCCCATAGGTCCGCCACTGCCCTCGTTGACACGGTTCGTAATTTCCTGCTCAAGCTCAGATTGCCGCCCGTACGACCCAAAGACCTGAGCTTCGGTCATCAACGCCGTTGCCTCAAGCTGGGAACGGCCAATTCCAATAGCCAAGGTGCATGGCGAGCAGCCTAGTTCAGAGACCGCCTTCACTGACCGACTCACGATTTCGTCAACGACCACGCGAATGTCGTGTTTGTGAAATACCCTCAAGGTCTGGCCCCTTATCGCCGGTCCGCCTCCTTGCATCAGAATATGCAGCCTTACTACGTTTTCCTGCGTGTCTTTTATGATAAAAGGAGCGGGAAGAACATCGCCCGGATCGTCCGAAAGGCCCTCCGACTGATCGAGCCGCTGGATTTCATTCCCCTTCACGGCCATAGGGCGACCCGGAAGACGCCGCAATCCAAGGCGAACCCCTTCGCGTATATCGGCCAAGAGTTTCCCCGTAACCGTTTTTTCTCGTCCAACTTCCAAAAACAAATGAGGAATGCCTGTATCGTCGCATAGAGGACTTCGGTTCTTTTCCGCCACAGAAGCGTTCTCCAAAATTGAGTTCATAACCCAAAGCGCTTTTTCATTCGTTTCACCCGCGCAAGCTCTTTTGTATGCGCAGATCTTCTCAGGGCAGAAGACGGAGCCCGCGCGCACAAGTGTTTGCGCCACGAGCTCGATGGTGGCGTTCTGAGAAGGCCCGTTTTCATTATTCAACATCAGGAAACAGCCTCTCCATTCACGGCAGCAATAACAGCCGGACACTCTTTCACCGTAAGTGCATGGAGCGCCTCCATACCAAGCTCCGGAAACGCGATGACTCTTTTTTCGATTGTTCTTTCCTGGAGAAGCGCCGTTACCGGAGGGACGATCGCATAAGCCGATCCGGACGCGGCAAGAGATTGGATGGTAGAGCCGCCAATGGCCCCCTTTCCCAAATGCAATCGCACCCCAGCTTGAGACAGAGGAGGCATGCTGGCCTCTATTTCGAGTTTGTTGCTCGACGTCGGGCCCACACCTGCGGGGCTCACTGCAGTATGGAATATTGCAGACCCGTTCAAGTCAAACCCCAAAGAGTCAAGCATACCCCGTTCCGCAAGAGACACGACTTTCGGCAATGCCGCATCTCTGCCTGCTAATATCGTTCCGCTTACCGTGATGAAATCACCGGGTTTCAATTTCTTCACATCTTCAGAGGAAATTGGAATGCTCAGTTCAATAACCATGTCCGACCGAGCTCCTGTCATGCTTTCGCCACATGCGAAATGTTTCCAGTTCCGCAGAAAGCGTTCGACCGCTTCAAATATACGTCCTTGAGCAAGATTTCCTTACCGTGAACATCATAAGCTTCAAGCCGTCCCATCATAACCTCGGCCTTTTTCAATACGTCTTCCATGTCGTTCCCATTTATTACCGCCGTAGCGATTCGGGCGCGTGCAGGCTTTTCGGGCGTTATCTCATCCCCGGAATTCTTATACAGAAAGAACTCATCGACAACTCCTTCATCGATAAGCTCTTTCACTCCATCGAGGCGATCGAACACCCCATAGTCCGAGTATAGAATCTCAATGAGCGAAACGTTTCTAGAAGATGCTACGGTAACGTTTGGAGGTATCCCCAAATACGCATCGATCGTTGCGTTCATCAAGTCAAACCCGGTATTACGCAGCGTAGTGAAGTAGCTGAAGCCGCCTCCCATGCGCCCCGCGAACTCGGTAGCCCAGAGCGAATCCCCATCATGAAAGAATTGAATAAAGAAAGGCGAATCGCGGATCGCCAATTCGTCAGCGATGTCCTGGACCATCCCTTCTATTCTTTCAATTTGCCTCGACGCGATCATTGATGGAGCAAGCGTCGCATAGCATCTTATTCCGGCATCTGATATATAAGTATACCTATCCGCACCCATGACGACACGAGCCCGCCCATTGCTAATGAACGCGTACACGCTTAATTCGTACCCAGACAGAAACTCTTCCGCAATAACCTCCCCCCTCGAACTTGCCGCTAAAGCGCAGTCGAATGCTTGAGCAAGTTCACAGGGAGCGTCGATTTTCGAAACGCCCGCTGAAGCGAATCCGTCAATCGGTTTCACTATGAGCGGGTAGCGAAACCCTCCGACATCCCTTTCCAGGCTACCCTTTTCTCGCGCTCGAGCGAATCGAGCTGTTGGGATCCCCACTCGATGCATGATCTTTTTCATTTCATACTTATCGGTCACTTTCAGTGCGATTTCCGAGCTGTAAAGGCAGGAGAGGCCTAAGGCTTCGGATGCCTTACATGCAATAATGTTGACCTGGTCAATACACGGCGCTGCAATGAATTTCGCGTGATGCTGCCGAGCAATTCTTATAACCGTCTCGAGGTCGAATGCGCTTTCCTGTATATGCAAGTCAGCCGCATCTGCTGCCGGAGGATGCTCAAGATAGTCTACAAGAATAGTAGAGAATCCTCTTCTTTTCAGGCATCGGATAAACTCGGTATGTGCTGCAATTCCGCACAAAACCACTACCGAACCGCCTTGGAAAGCATCAACCACGTTATAGCACCACCCTTTTGTCGGAAATCTTTTCGAAGTCGCCCCGCTCGAAAAGAGCGATGTTTTTCATCGCTTCATTCATCATCGCCCGAAAAGACTCGTACGTTATTCCTGAGATATGAGACGTTGCGATAACTTTCTCTAGCCCAAGAAGCGGGTTGTCCAAGTTCGCCGGTTCCTTTTGGAACACATCCAACCCTGCAGCAATACGGCCCATTTCCACATGCCTCGCGAGCGAGGATTCATTGACAAGCCCCCCACGAGCAGTATTGATAACGATCGCCCCATCCTTCATGGAGCTGAGTCGTTTTTCGTTCACAAGGTTTCGCGTTTCCTCGGTTAAGCCACAATGAAGGGTAATGATATCTACGCAAGAAAACATCTGATCTAAAGGGCAGAAGCAAATACTCATTTCCTTCTCTTGAAATTGCGAAAGCTTTGTTTTGTCGAAATACAGAACTTCGGCTCCAAAAGCGCGAAGTAGGGCGCATACCCTTTTTCCGATATTGCCAAGGCCTACCACCCCGACAGTTTTCCCATGTAACTCATGATTTTTTATGCCTTGGGACTGCTTTTTCCAAATTCCCCTGTGCACGTTATCATTTACAAGCGGAAGATTTTTCAGCGTAGCCAATATGAGCATGACGGTATGCTCGGCAACACTTTGAGCGTTGATGCCCGGGTTTACATAAAGCGGTATACGCCGCTCCTTGATGCAGTTGAGATCCAAGGAGTCGAGGCCGACACCCGAACGCTGGATCATCTTCAACTGCGCAGCGTTTTCCAATAAATCTCGCCCTATCCATCGACGTCCTCCAGCCAGGATGTAATCGATTCGAGGAATTATTCCAGGATCGTCGCCGGCGTCCTTCAGCGTGATCAATTCAAAGCCGCGAGGCACTTCGCTTTCGACAACGTGAAGAACGGCATCATCGTAGTCATTTGTCAAAAGGATCGTCTTCATAGCGCACTCTTCGCTAAGCATCAACTTGCATGTTTCTTTTTGGGGATTGCTTAGCTTCGGGATAGTACTCATCTAAAACTCGCTTGACTAAAAGAACCTGTTTCGCACGCTGGCGTGCATCCGCATCGGAGCTATCCCAGCTATGGGTTTGAGCAACCGACCCTCCTGTCTTCAGATAGATAGGAGAAGCGACTCGTACCATCTCGGGCACTTCGTAATGGCGAATAAACCCACCGCTTGATTTTGGATTCTCCGTATGCACATCCAAAGGAATGCCAACAGATTGACGAATCGCGGACAGCATCTGCATTTGGATATCCCGAACTGGATTGAAGGAATCTGCACCAATAGATTCAAGCAGCCTGGCAGAACACGGGTTGCCATGACCAGAATGCGCTGACATCTTAAACTTGCAATCAGGAGGGATCTCACCGAGCTTGCGCGCCTCGTTGAGCACCCATAAACAACCTTCGTCGTAAACCAGGATTCCGCGGCAACCAAGCCTCGTCGCACGCTTTACCTCTTCTATGGCGCGCACTATTTGCTCTTGCCCCCGAAGGCGATACCCCATACGACAGCCTTCGGCAGTGTTGACGGAAGCGCTCGTATCGGTAGTCGCACGCGGCCCAATCGCTAGATACAGATCCACCTGGTACTCATCCGCAAGACCGACCATTTGCGTTATCTCTTCATCCAAAAGTGACATAATCCCTTTAGTTTGAGTTACCCTATGAAGATGGATCCCCTCCCTCTCGACGCTTTCGAGGAGGGCTTTCATAGCAGATGGGCCTTGGATGCCCGGGACCTCAAACCGATACTGCCCGCCGTCTTCAAAACGCTGCTTTGAGTCAGGCAACGCATATGCATCGCCCTCAGGTAGACCGATTCTCTTTAAAAACGCCCGCGTTTCTTGCATAAACACAGTCAGCTCCTCACGCTATTCGATTCCTTTAAGAAATTCGGACATGTTTGCTTCAAGGGACGATACGTTCTCGAACAGCTTTTCCGCTTCCTGACAAGACCTGCCCGCATAGCCGAGCAAATCGATGAATTTGCATCGCAGCTCTTCCGGAGCCAAAGGATTCTCAGGCTCCCCTTTCGGGTAGTCAACCCGCTTTGCAATAGACAGGGACGCAAGATTAACCGTAACGATCGCTGATCGTTTTTTCGGAACAAGCAGAGAAAGGTCCTTGTTTTCAACCACTTTCACTTTGCTGGCGAGCATACGAACTTGCTGACTTTGCAGAACGTCATCCCGAAAAGCCTCTATACCGCTTTCCCCTGTGCACAATGCAATAGAAACAGATAATGGAATGCTCATTTTCGCCGAACTTGCATTGCCCGCGACACTGTGGTCGTGTCCGGAAATAGCTAAATCGTATGTTTCTATAACGATGCTCGCTATAGCTTTCAAATCGAAATCGGGCTCCGAGCGAATTGCCAAAGCAGCCTCTATCGCTGGGTGAATATGCCTGCAAGATGCATAGACTTTTTTGAAAACCCCGAGGATGTAACAACCATCTCGCAAAGCATCCTCTATGCAACAAGAATCCAAACCCCCGTTGAAGGATAGAATGAATCCGCGTTTCTCACCTATCGCATCAACTGGTGAGCCATATTCACACAGGGCGATATTGGCAGCCGTAATTCCAGAAACCACCGCTTGGGCGCAATTATAGGGTTTGAGTTGAGACTCGCCGTCCCCCATAGCCAAAAGACCTCCCGAAGCAGTCAAGGCCGCCGAGGCAGCCGACCGCAACCGTTTAGGAGGATATCGCCTTAAAATTGAAATCGCGATTGCAACCCCGAACGATCCGCACGTTGCAGTTGCATGAAACCCCCTCTTCTTATGCTCTGGCTGGATCATGCGACCTAAGGTGATCATTGCCTCATAGCCCGCTGCTATGGCTTTGAGGAAGTGCTCTGAGTCCAGAGGATCGATGCGCGACGATGACAGCAGCCCTGTAATTATCGGCGCTCCAGGATGAAGCATGCCGTATCGATGGCCATCATCCAGTTCGAGCACGTGAGAGCTGAGGCCGTTCAAAAGCGCAGCAGTATACGCATCAGCCGTTCGGTGCATTCCAATGATGGGATACGACCCGTCACATGGCCCCACCTTATCCAAAAATGTTTCGTGGCGTTTTTTCAGGAAAGCGGACCCTGCGAGCGTAACGCCCACGTAATCGAGCAGACAACTCAATGCCGCATCGCGGATCGCATCATCCCACGTATTATCAACCAACGAAACGGCTTTCCCGATAACGGCGTCAAGAAGGTTTTCCGTTTTCCTAACGCTCATCGGCCTTCACCCTTTTGTCCTCCGATCCCTTCGATCCTTTTTGGCTCCCCTTTCTGAATGCTTTTGAGGAATGTCCTATTGGTCGAGTGAATTCCACCGAACCCTTCTTTAAACGCTGCCAACGAGAGGTTTATATCCCTCCCATGGTTTTCTGTGCTGATACCGAACGAGAACGCCGAGAAGCCCTCTTTTTTCGCAAGAGATATCAGGCTTTTATCCAGAAGATTCATAGGGAACAGGTTTAAAAATTCAGGATCAGCTGCCAAATATTGAGCATGAAATACGCTCCCCATGGCGAAAACCATGCTTCCGGCGATAAGCCTCTCATCGAGGTATACTCCATAAAATCTAACTTCGTTACAGAGTCTTTCGTTTTTGAAATCCAGTAACTCTGCGAGCGCGTGGACAGGCTCTGCGCCATATTTCTTCAAGGAAACTTTCAAAACCCCGTAAAAACGAGCCACGTCAGCATCGGTCGTAATTCTTCGAAAACTCAGACCCTCTCTTTCAGCATAGCGACAATCTCGACGTCGGCTTGCCGAGAAATTCGATTCTATCGGATCAGAATAATCTGCGAAATCGATGACGTAGCTTATCTCTCCTACCGCTTCGTAACCCTCATGCTGAAAGGCGTAGTCCAAAGCATCGACCGGCCTTTTAGAAAAGAGACTCGGCGTTTGCTTCATTATGACTTTATCGAATCCGTTCTGAACCAACCACGAATCCAGCAACTCAACAAGCTCGATTGCCTTGCTCGTTGTCAGGCACTTCTTATTGACAACAAAGCCCCCGAATGTGCTGCCTCCGTGCGAGAGAAAGACTTTTTCGTTTTCACCTCGATCAATGCAAGCAGGAACAACTGCCGAGATGCTGTTCCCTTTGTAAAAAACGAGAGAACAATCCTCGAACTTGCCTTTCGGGTGGTAATTCATGAATCGACGAGATTGCAGAAACGTCCCGTTGACGGATTCGTTTTCCACAAATCTGTCCCATTCCGCTTCTCCCGTTGAAGATAGTCTTTCAATCCTGAAGCTAGAGCACATGAGCAGAAAAACCTCCTGTGAAACTGTTCACTGCGGCAATTACCTGATCAACGTCCTCTTCAGGCATGCCGCAATATATCGGGAGACTGAGTTCTTCCTTTGCGTATTGGTCAGTGTTCGGCAAGTCAACCGCTGCAAAAGACTCGGTGGCATAACATTGCGCTTGATTCGGCGGAAACGGATAGTGTATCTGCGTCTGAATCCCGCAATCAGCCAAGTATTTTCTCAACTCATCCCTCAATGCAGTCCTCAAGGCAAAAACGTGGAATACATGGTCGGCGCCTTCCCTGGTTTTCGGCAACTCAACCAGAGGGTTCTTGATCTCGCGAAGGTATCTGCTCGCTATTCGGATACGTTCAGAATTCGATTCGTCGAGATGCCGAAGACCCACTCGGAGAACTGCAGCCTGCAATTCATCGAGCCTGGAATTGGTGCCGCAGATTTCATTGACGTACTTCTCTCGGCTTCCGTAGTTTCTCAACATCCTTAGCTTTTCTGCTAAAGAGTCGTCGTCGGTGACTATTGCGCCACCGTCTCCGAAAGCTCCAAGTGGCTTTGTCGGGTAAAAACTGAAACACGAAACGTCGCCAGCCGTTCCACCAAGGACATCGTGAAATCTCGCTCCATGCGACTGCGCGCAATCTTCAATCAGTTTTAAGCCATTCTTGTCACATATGTCTCTGATCGCGGGCAGGTTGCAGCATTGCCCATACAAATTCGTAAGAAGTATCGCCTTGGTTCTTCCCGTCAGAACAGACTCGATTTTAGACTCATCTATTTCGAAGTATTCGTTGCAATCCACAAAGACCGGAGTGGCCTTGTTCTCAGTCACCGCAAGAACAGATGCGATAAACGTATTTCCCGCCACGACCACTTCATTGCCAGACCCTAATCCGAGCGATCGAACGGCCAAAGTGAGAGCGTCCTGCCCGCATCCGCAGCCAATGCAGTGTTTGATGCCAAGATAATGGGCGAATTCTTTTTCAAACTTCTCAAGTTGTTCGCCAAGAATGTACCATCCTGAACGAAGAGAAGAGAGCAACGCTTCCTCATACTCCTCTTGATGAAGCTCAAACGTGAGCTTGAGATCAGTGAAAGCAACCGCCATTACCGTGCTCCTTGAGTTTCGACAGCAAGCATGAAATCGTCATAATCTCGAATGTAGTCGCTTTCGTCATAAAAATCCGATGCAGCTACGACAAGCAATGAGTTTTCTTTTCGCCAAACCATTTCCCGCCAGATCATCGAATGCAGAAGCAAACCCTTGGAAGGACTGTCAAGCATGACGCTTGTTTGTTTGCTGCCGTCATCCAAATACACTTCGATGCATCCATTTGGGCAAAACAAAAGCTGATCGAGTTGCCTATGGGCATGCTTTCCCCGTCGAAACCCTACGGGAACCTCGTAGGTGTAATAAATGCGCTTGATCTCAAAGGGGATATCATGATCGCTTTCAACAAACGAGAGAGAACCGCTCTCGCCCGACGCCACCGTCTTGATTTCAAGCACTTCATACTTGACATGTTCATACATTTCGATTGCCCCCGCTAGCTTTCTTCTTTTTGCTGGATCATCCTTCTCCAATGTTTTTCGCTAACAGCATTGCCCCGTTCGTCGTATCCTATGAATGGAGCTGCAGCCGCAGCGGAACCCGAGCGCAGCTCCGAATCAAACGTCATCTTTACGAGACGAAACACCAGCATCACATCGGTTGCGAAGCTCGCATTCTCTACGTACCAAAGATCGTTTTCGAACTGAGCCTGGTAACGGCTGTAGGGTTCCGGAAATGGATACCTCGAAACTATCTCCTCAACGAGGGGGCATTCCAAACCAGGACGCACCGCATATCTCCCCTTATGCCTCTCTGTCATCCGGTCGATGTATTCTTTTGGCATAGGGCGTGGCCCTATAATCGACATGTCACCTTTCAGAATACTCCAGAAGTTCAGAAGCTCGTCGATGGAATACTTCCGAACAAATTTGCCCAATTTCGTTACCCGTTGCGAAGGAGGAAGAAGTTCGCCAGTCTCATCTCTTTCGTTGGTCATATTTCGAAATTTCAGTATGGTGAAGGTCCTGAGATCTTTACCTGTACGCTCCTGCTTAAAGATAAGAGGGCGCCCGACATCGAAAAACGTGGCTATTCCAAGAACAAGATTTACTGGAAGGGTGATTATCAGCGCGAAAAGGGAGAGCACTATATCAAGCAATCGCTTAACGTATTTGATGTAGAAACCCTGTCTAGGTCGTACGGCTAACGATATCTCATTAGCATGTTCGAGGTTTTGCGCTGCGAAACTTTGAGCACGTTCTATTTCTTCGTTCCTGATCCATGAAGAGGTTTTAGAGGATTCCTTTAGCAAGATCCTTCTCCATCAAAGAATAGTTTCAAGTATTCCGACTCGTTTTCCACGACGCCATACGCTCGGGCTCGATATAAGACTTTTTCAGCCCAATTGTGATGAGGCCCGATTTCATTCATTTTGTTGGATTCTGCGCTTTTCAGCACGCCGCTGCTTGCTTCCAGAATTTGGGCGGCATCTTCATATTCTTCGCGAGTAACCGCTTCGAGAGCGTTTACGAATTTCACATGAGTTGGATGAATTACCGTTTTGCCCACAAACCCATTTGCTTTATCCAGGATGACCTCGCGCAAGAGTCCATCTACTTCATTGTTGAAAATGGGAGTTCTTTTAACAAGCAGGTTATCCACATTCACGGCAGGGATGTCTTCGAACTTCATTCGCCCGCTTGCCCTGAAATATTCCCAAACGGGTCCAGAGACGACATAATCATTGTTGCGTCCAAAAACATTCATGATGTCCATGAGGCACGCGCGTACGGTCATGATGTCGTATATCGTGTAATCCATTCCACGCCTGACGCCAAAACATCCGGAAAAATCAGTACCGCCAACCCGTATGTGCAGAATAAGATCACTGTTCTCATCAACGATTCTTCGAATCCCCAAGAGTTCGTCGATGCGACTTTCCTTGAAAGCTATTCTCTCGCTCTCAAGGATCGGCATGCCGTAAACGATTTCCCCACATCGATCATTGAGCTCTCGCAAAATTCTGCAGTAATCGTTTCCATTTGTCGTATCAAATTTCGGAAAATTAATACCCGCTAAAGCGCGAACATGCCGGCCATCCAGCTGCTTCGAGAAGCGTTCAAACTGTTCGGGAGAACGAACGCGGCAAAAAACAAGGGGGACGCTATCGTATGAGATTGCATCTTTATCCAATTCCGCCGACACCTCTGATAAAAGATGCAGAACGTTCGCCTCGGCATCTTCGACGTCTTCGGCTCTGCAAGCATCCTCGAAATCTAGAACAATCGACGTCAAGCCAGGCATATCGCGATCAAGGATCTTCCGGGTGAAATCTTTTGTTCCCGGCATATACATCGTCGCCCCTAAGCAATATGCCAGAAACTTCTTTTCCGAGTACTTATTGAAGCTTTCAGGTGATACTACAAAATTGTAGTTTTCATTATGTTGATGATGCCTCATCTTCGACTCTCCTTTTCAGCGATATCAGCCATGCGAGCAGACTGAAACAGCCAATGGCTGGGCCCCGTTACAGAACCGAATCAATTCCAACCGTTTTGTGACGCCATCGCAGCGATCCTGCAGGAGTCATCAATGCTGCTCTAGCTTTCGATGTTCACCGAAACATTCTTTTTCCATCAGCCTCGAAACCTCCTCGTGTATATCCTCGATTGAACGCAACTTGCCTTCTGGCGCGCACTCAACCCTCTTCCAGCCGCAACGCAACGCGCAG is a genomic window containing:
- a CDS encoding sugar-transfer associated ATP-grasp domain-containing protein: MQVKEAIRERCPRTLWIRKALAHAKMRQYFKYVLPEKTVLKAEANFEFKMEIVEKYTKEWLEYSRAVDSKIDTLLDSAPAYRVRNDLGPLRIDMKFCRFAYGFQPDEYLTFHLEGADCAKRREYISDLEKDRYLCRMNDVVDFVLFMDKAKTYERYSPYYKRDAVSLSGPKDFERFASFAEKHPTFVRKRVDLSKGDSVELVEFEAYKGSPRSFFDGLVSEGRYIVEELVSQSETMSAINSSSVNTVRCITFNTKHGIVTPFCFLKTGRQGSFVDNGGAGGLLVGVDKNTGVLCTDGFDEYGQVFSEHPDSNVRFKGVRLPDWEDMLEMCKEMSSLEPRVKYIGWDMAHTDDGWIVIEGNSRGQMIGPQIVWQRGIKADVEALMENMDLLA
- a CDS encoding fumarate hydratase, which encodes MLNNENGPSQNATIELVAQTLVRAGSVFCPEKICAYKRACAGETNEKALWVMNSILENASVAEKNRSPLCDDTGIPHLFLEVGREKTVTGKLLADIREGVRLGLRRLPGRPMAVKGNEIQRLDQSEGLSDDPGDVLPAPFIIKDTQENVVRLHILMQGGGPAIRGQTLRVFHKHDIRVVVDEIVSRSVKAVSELGCSPCTLAIGIGRSQLEATALMTEAQVFGSYGRQSELEQEITNRVNEGSGGPMGLGGKTAVLGTFLKVGPQRASGVRIVCMRPCCCFEPRHASVEL
- a CDS encoding fumarate hydratase C-terminal domain-containing protein, coding for MVIELSIPISSEDVKKLKPGDFITVSGTILAGRDAALPKVVSLAERGMLDSLGFDLNGSAIFHTAVSPAGVGPTSSNKLEIEASMPPLSQAGVRLHLGKGAIGGSTIQSLAASGSAYAIVPPVTALLQERTIEKRVIAFPELGMEALHALTVKECPAVIAAVNGEAVS
- a CDS encoding ATP-grasp domain-containing protein; the encoded protein is MVDAFQGGSVVVLCGIAAHTEFIRCLKRRGFSTILVDYLEHPPAADAADLHIQESAFDLETVIRIARQHHAKFIAAPCIDQVNIIACKASEALGLSCLYSSEIALKVTDKYEMKKIMHRVGIPTARFARAREKGSLERDVGGFRYPLIVKPIDGFASAGVSKIDAPCELAQAFDCALAASSRGEVIAEEFLSGYELSVYAFISNGRARVVMGADRYTYISDAGIRCYATLAPSMIASRQIERIEGMVQDIADELAIRDSPFFIQFFHDGDSLWATEFAGRMGGGFSYFTTLRNTGFDLMNATIDAYLGIPPNVTVASSRNVSLIEILYSDYGVFDRLDGVKELIDEGVVDEFFLYKNSGDEITPEKPARARIATAVINGNDMEDVLKKAEVMMGRLEAYDVHGKEILLKDVYLKRSNAFCGTGNISHVAKA
- a CDS encoding 2-hydroxyacid dehydrogenase; this translates as MKTILLTNDYDDAVLHVVESEVPRGFELITLKDAGDDPGIIPRIDYILAGGRRWIGRDLLENAAQLKMIQRSGVGLDSLDLNCIKERRIPLYVNPGINAQSVAEHTVMLILATLKNLPLVNDNVHRGIWKKQSQGIKNHELHGKTVGVVGLGNIGKRVCALLRAFGAEVLYFDKTKLSQFQEKEMSICFCPLDQMFSCVDIITLHCGLTEETRNLVNEKRLSSMKDGAIVINTARGGLVNESSLARHVEMGRIAAGLDVFQKEPANLDNPLLGLEKVIATSHISGITYESFRAMMNEAMKNIALFERGDFEKISDKRVVL
- a CDS encoding MmgE/PrpD family protein, with translation MSVRKTENLLDAVIGKAVSLVDNTWDDAIRDAALSCLLDYVGVTLAGSAFLKKRHETFLDKVGPCDGSYPIIGMHRTADAYTAALLNGLSSHVLELDDGHRYGMLHPGAPIITGLLSSSRIDPLDSEHFLKAIAAGYEAMITLGRMIQPEHKKRGFHATATCGSFGVAIAISILRRYPPKRLRSAASAALTASGGLLAMGDGESQLKPYNCAQAVVSGITAANIALCEYGSPVDAIGEKRGFILSFNGGLDSCCIEDALRDGCYILGVFKKVYASCRHIHPAIEAALAIRSEPDFDLKAIASIVIETYDLAISGHDHSVAGNASSAKMSIPLSVSIALCTGESGIEAFRDDVLQSQQVRMLASKVKVVENKDLSLLVPKKRSAIVTVNLASLSIAKRVDYPKGEPENPLAPEELRCKFIDLLGYAGRSCQEAEKLFENVSSLEANMSEFLKGIE
- a CDS encoding GNAT family N-acetyltransferase, producing MENESVNGTFLQSRRFMNYHPKGKFEDCSLVFYKGNSISAVVPACIDRGENEKVFLSHGGSTFGGFVVNKKCLTTSKAIELVELLDSWLVQNGFDKVIMKQTPSLFSKRPVDALDYAFQHEGYEAVGEISYVIDFADYSDPIESNFSASRRRDCRYAEREGLSFRRITTDADVARFYGVLKVSLKKYGAEPVHALAELLDFKNERLCNEVRFYGVYLDERLIAGSMVFAMGSVFHAQYLAADPEFLNLFPMNLLDKSLISLAKKEGFSAFSFGISTENHGRDINLSLAAFKEGFGGIHSTNRTFLKSIQKGEPKRIEGIGGQKGEGR
- a CDS encoding DegT/DnrJ/EryC1/StrS family aminotransferase — protein: MAVAFTDLKLTFELHQEEYEEALLSSLRSGWYILGEQLEKFEKEFAHYLGIKHCIGCGCGQDALTLAVRSLGLGSGNEVVVAGNTFIASVLAVTENKATPVFVDCNEYFEIDESKIESVLTGRTKAILLTNLYGQCCNLPAIRDICDKNGLKLIEDCAQSHGARFHDVLGGTAGDVSCFSFYPTKPLGAFGDGGAIVTDDDSLAEKLRMLRNYGSREKYVNEICGTNSRLDELQAAVLRVGLRHLDESNSERIRIASRYLREIKNPLVELPKTREGADHVFHVFALRTALRDELRKYLADCGIQTQIHYPFPPNQAQCYATESFAAVDLPNTDQYAKEELSLPIYCGMPEEDVDQVIAAVNSFTGGFSAHVL
- a CDS encoding sugar 3,4-ketoisomerase — its product is MEKDDPAKRRKLAGAIEMYEHVKYEVLEIKTVASGESGSLSFVESDHDIPFEIKRIYYTYEVPVGFRRGKHAHRQLDQLLFCPNGCIEVYLDDGSKQTSVMLDSPSKGLLLHSMIWREMVWRKENSLLVVAASDFYDESDYIRDYDDFMLAVETQGAR